The Mycetohabitans endofungorum genome contains a region encoding:
- a CDS encoding site-specific DNA-methyltransferase, with amino-acid sequence MTQNLQNAPQADSDKASRLNAAEYENLPRETLIEMLRRRDRQTPYGLVWESKNIVQDKALNRDFVALELNPSLSCGAAPWRNLIIEGDNYDALRNLVSTYAGQVKLIYIDPPYNTGRKDFVYNDSYFDSTNRYRHSTWLEFMYQRLRLAKDLLTEDGVIFVSIDDNELFNLGLLMNKVFGEGNFIANVIWQKVYSPKNTAIHFSDDHEYVLIYTADRNIWRPNPLPRSAEQDKAYKNLDNDARGVWKAENMTARNPYSAGRYPVTCPSGRVIEGPPAGTYWRISKEKLLELDADNRIWWGKNGNNTPAVKRFLSEVKQGVVPQTLWTYDAVGHTQDAKKQLNEILSKDRNEDVFSTPKPLQLMDRILRLATKPGDLVLDFFAGSGTLAQAMLQLNKEDGGERRFILVSNTEATDSEPDKNLCRDVCATRVRRAIEGYTSAKAGQVEGLGGDFAYVRARHIPTHRLEERLDDGMVWSYIQMKHHHPLSERGRLISVSAWMQEVIIYVPNTTAKMKTALREALAEHPQAIVYTWTPAALVDVVNENNLREVPSDLTRGFRFGKLGGVQA; translated from the coding sequence ATGACTCAAAACTTGCAGAACGCTCCTCAAGCAGACTCGGACAAGGCATCGCGCCTGAATGCAGCGGAGTACGAAAACCTTCCGCGCGAAACGCTTATTGAGATGTTGAGGCGACGCGACCGCCAGACCCCATATGGCTTAGTCTGGGAAAGCAAGAACATTGTGCAAGACAAGGCACTGAACCGCGATTTTGTCGCGCTTGAGCTAAACCCCTCGTTGTCGTGCGGTGCGGCACCATGGCGCAATCTCATCATCGAGGGCGACAACTACGATGCCTTGCGCAACCTAGTCAGTACCTATGCCGGGCAGGTCAAGCTTATCTATATTGACCCACCGTATAACACGGGGCGTAAAGATTTTGTTTACAACGACAGTTATTTTGACTCGACCAATCGCTATCGGCATTCGACGTGGTTGGAGTTCATGTATCAGCGGCTACGGCTAGCCAAAGACCTGCTTACGGAAGATGGGGTTATTTTTGTGTCCATCGACGATAACGAGCTATTTAACCTCGGATTGTTAATGAATAAGGTGTTTGGCGAAGGAAATTTCATCGCCAATGTTATTTGGCAGAAAGTCTATTCCCCGAAAAATACGGCCATTCATTTCTCTGATGACCATGAGTACGTGTTAATTTACACTGCCGACCGGAATATTTGGCGACCGAATCCTTTACCTCGTTCAGCAGAACAAGACAAGGCATATAAAAATCTCGATAATGATGCTCGTGGTGTATGGAAGGCCGAAAATATGACGGCGCGCAATCCATATAGCGCAGGTCGGTATCCGGTAACCTGTCCCTCCGGGCGAGTAATCGAAGGTCCGCCGGCGGGCACATACTGGCGAATTTCAAAAGAAAAACTCCTTGAACTGGATGCGGATAATCGAATTTGGTGGGGGAAAAATGGAAATAACACTCCTGCCGTCAAACGATTTCTCTCCGAGGTCAAGCAAGGCGTCGTACCTCAAACGCTGTGGACCTACGACGCCGTAGGCCACACACAAGACGCAAAAAAGCAGCTCAATGAAATATTGTCAAAGGACAGAAACGAAGATGTATTTTCGACCCCAAAGCCATTACAGTTGATGGACCGTATCCTGCGTTTGGCAACAAAACCCGGCGATTTGGTTCTCGACTTCTTTGCCGGTTCCGGCACGCTGGCACAAGCCATGTTGCAACTCAACAAGGAAGATGGCGGCGAGCGCCGTTTCATTCTGGTATCTAACACCGAAGCCACCGATTCCGAGCCGGACAAAAACCTGTGCCGCGATGTGTGCGCGACGCGAGTACGGCGAGCAATCGAAGGCTACACGTCCGCTAAGGCTGGCCAGGTCGAAGGCCTCGGCGGCGATTTCGCATACGTGCGTGCCCGCCACATCCCGACGCATCGCCTGGAAGAACGGCTGGACGATGGCATGGTCTGGTCGTATATCCAGATGAAGCACCATCATCCTCTGTCCGAGCGCGGCAGGCTGATTTCGGTGTCGGCCTGGATGCAAGAGGTCATCATCTATGTACCAAACACCACGGCGAAGATGAAAACCGCCCTGCGCGAAGCACTGGCCGAGCATCCACAAGCCATTGTCTATACCTGGACGCCAGCGGCATTGGTGGATGTGGTCAACGAAAACAACCTGCGAGAAGTGCCGTCCGACCTGACGCGCGGCTTCCGATTTGGCAAGCTCGGGGGCGTTCAAGCATGA
- the ychF gene encoding redox-regulated ATPase YchF: MSLKCGIVGLPNVGKSTLFNALTKAGIAAENYPFCTIEPNVGVVEVPDPRLDALAQIVKPERVLPAVVEFVDIAGLVAGASKGEGLGNQFLANIRETDAITHVVRCFDDDNVIHVAGKVDPLADIEVIHTELALADLATVEKALARYSKAAKSGNDKEAVKLAAVLDKVRAQLDQVRPVRAMDLSEDERALIKPFCLITAKPTMYVANVREDGFENNPYLDAVRGYAAKEGSPVVAVCAAIEAEIAELPDDEKGIFLSDMGMDEPGLNRVIRAGFKLLGLQTYFTAGVKEVRAWTIHVGDTAPQAAGVIHTDFERGFIRAQTISYDDYITYKGEQGAKEAGKMRAEGKEYVVQDGDVMNFLFNV; the protein is encoded by the coding sequence ATGAGCCTCAAATGCGGCATCGTCGGCTTGCCCAACGTCGGCAAGTCCACTCTCTTTAACGCGCTGACTAAGGCGGGCATCGCCGCCGAGAACTATCCGTTTTGCACGATCGAGCCAAATGTCGGCGTGGTCGAGGTGCCGGATCCGCGGCTCGACGCTTTGGCACAGATCGTCAAGCCTGAACGCGTGCTTCCAGCGGTCGTCGAGTTCGTCGATATCGCCGGGCTCGTCGCGGGTGCGAGCAAGGGCGAAGGTCTGGGTAACCAGTTCCTGGCCAACATCCGCGAGACGGATGCGATCACGCACGTGGTGCGCTGCTTTGACGACGACAACGTGATTCACGTCGCCGGCAAGGTGGACCCGCTCGCGGACATCGAAGTGATCCATACTGAGTTGGCGCTGGCTGACCTGGCGACCGTGGAGAAGGCGCTCGCACGCTATTCGAAGGCGGCAAAATCGGGCAATGACAAGGAAGCAGTCAAGCTAGCAGCCGTGTTGGACAAGGTACGCGCACAGCTGGACCAGGTACGCCCGGTCCGTGCGATGGATCTGTCCGAGGACGAACGTGCGTTGATCAAGCCGTTCTGCCTAATTACTGCGAAGCCGACGATGTACGTGGCTAACGTGCGGGAGGACGGTTTCGAGAACAATCCGTACCTCGATGCGGTGCGTGGCTACGCAGCGAAGGAAGGCTCGCCGGTCGTCGCCGTGTGCGCCGCCATCGAAGCGGAAATCGCCGAGTTACCGGACGATGAAAAAGGCATTTTTCTGTCCGACATGGGCATGGACGAGCCTGGACTGAATCGCGTGATCCGGGCGGGCTTCAAGCTGCTGGGGCTGCAGACGTACTTCACCGCCGGCGTCAAGGAAGTGCGCGCGTGGACCATCCATGTCGGTGATACGGCACCGCAAGCGGCCGGTGTCATCCATACGGATTTCGAGCGCGGCTTTATCCGCGCTCAGACGATTTCGTACGATGATTACATCACGTACAAAGGAGAACAAGGCGCGAAGGAAGCGGGCAAGATGCGCGCCGAAGGCAAGGAGTACGTCGTCCAGGATGGGGATGTGATGAACTTCTTGTTCAACGTCTAA
- a CDS encoding ABC transporter ATP-binding protein, whose translation MTRKKIDFGGQAFKAVLGFTFSHWGKQPWRIAAIASLALLSALADVLTPLYAGRLIDALATGASGAAGKQAAWGAAVSAFWTVATLGLGGMLMRQFGFLSIIALTLKMMSETASSAFYRVQRFSADWHANSFAGSTVRKITRGMWALDLLNDTLLIALLPSLVMLVGATVLLGVQWPVMGIVVGIGSIAYVAVTVMLSLGYVAPAARLGNAWDTRMGGALADAVSCNAVVKAFGAEQREDMRLARVIGKWRQRTRRTWIRGTISGSVRGSMLVAMQAAMLGAALLLWVRDLASVGDITFALTMFFMLQGYLRDVGMHIRNLQRSVNDMEELVSLQAQPLGIDDKPGAGRIMIRRGEICFEHVTFRYGAHPTPLYKDFSVRIVHGERVGLVGHSGSGKTTFIKLIQRLHDVSGGRITIDGQNIANVQQASLRSQLAIVQQEPLLFHRSLAENIAYAKPGASRAQIERAAKLASAHDFITALPDGYETLVGERGIKLSGGERQRVAIARAFLADAPILILDEATSSLDSESEVLIQRAMERLMMGRTTLVVAHRLSTVRTLDRLLVMDKGRIVEEGSHDELIRVEGGFYRRLFERQALELTRGWDATGATVGRRQAAAAGVPDADWSLPLPE comes from the coding sequence ATGACTCGAAAAAAAATCGACTTTGGCGGGCAGGCCTTCAAGGCTGTCCTCGGTTTCACCTTTTCGCATTGGGGCAAGCAGCCCTGGCGGATCGCGGCGATCGCATCACTGGCGTTGCTGTCGGCGCTCGCCGATGTGCTGACGCCGCTTTATGCGGGACGCCTGATCGATGCGCTCGCCACCGGCGCGAGCGGCGCCGCAGGCAAGCAGGCCGCGTGGGGCGCGGCGGTTTCGGCCTTCTGGACTGTTGCGACGCTGGGGTTGGGTGGCATGTTGATGCGCCAGTTCGGTTTTTTGAGCATCATTGCGCTCACGTTAAAAATGATGAGCGAGACTGCGTCCAGCGCGTTCTATCGCGTGCAGCGTTTCTCCGCCGACTGGCACGCGAACAGCTTTGCCGGCTCGACCGTGCGCAAGATCACGCGCGGCATGTGGGCACTGGACCTGCTCAACGACACATTGCTAATCGCGCTGTTGCCGTCGCTGGTGATGCTCGTTGGCGCCACCGTGCTGCTCGGCGTGCAATGGCCGGTGATGGGCATCGTGGTCGGCATCGGATCGATCGCGTATGTCGCAGTCACCGTGATGTTGTCGCTTGGCTACGTGGCTCCGGCCGCGCGGCTGGGTAATGCGTGGGACACGCGGATGGGCGGCGCGTTGGCCGACGCGGTCAGTTGCAATGCCGTGGTGAAGGCGTTTGGCGCTGAACAGCGCGAGGACATGCGCCTTGCCCGTGTGATCGGCAAGTGGCGGCAACGCACGCGCCGTACTTGGATCCGCGGCACGATCAGCGGTAGTGTGCGGGGCAGCATGTTGGTCGCGATGCAGGCTGCGATGCTTGGAGCGGCCCTGCTGCTGTGGGTTCGCGATTTGGCCAGCGTAGGCGATATCACCTTTGCGCTGACCATGTTCTTTATGTTGCAGGGGTATCTGCGCGACGTGGGCATGCACATCCGCAACCTGCAGCGTTCAGTCAACGACATGGAGGAACTGGTGTCGTTGCAGGCGCAGCCCTTGGGTATCGACGACAAACCGGGCGCGGGGCGTATCATGATTCGACGGGGCGAGATCTGCTTCGAGCACGTGACGTTCCGATACGGCGCTCACCCGACACCGCTGTACAAGGATTTCTCTGTGCGCATCGTCCATGGCGAGCGTGTCGGCCTGGTCGGCCATTCAGGCTCGGGCAAGACGACGTTTATTAAGCTGATCCAGCGGCTGCACGACGTAAGCGGCGGGCGGATCACGATCGACGGGCAGAATATCGCCAACGTCCAGCAGGCGTCGCTGCGCAGCCAGCTTGCGATCGTGCAGCAGGAGCCGCTGTTGTTCCATCGCTCGCTGGCCGAAAACATCGCGTATGCGAAGCCCGGCGCAAGCCGTGCGCAGATCGAGCGTGCGGCGAAGCTGGCCAGTGCTCACGACTTCATCACCGCGCTGCCCGACGGCTACGAGACGTTGGTCGGCGAGCGGGGCATCAAACTGTCCGGTGGCGAGCGCCAGCGGGTGGCGATCGCGCGTGCCTTTCTTGCCGATGCGCCGATCCTAATCTTGGACGAGGCGACCTCCAGCCTAGACAGCGAGAGCGAGGTGCTGATCCAGCGGGCGATGGAGCGACTGATGATGGGGCGCACGACGCTGGTCGTCGCGCACCGGCTGTCCACGGTCCGAACACTGGACCGGCTGCTCGTGATGGATAAGGGACGGATTGTCGAGGAAGGCAGCCACGATGAATTGATTCGCGTGGAGGGGGGCTTCTACCGACGGTTGTTCGAGCGCCAGGCGCTGGAGTTGACGCGGGGATGGGACGCCACCGGTGCGACTGTGGGGCGCCGGCAGGCCGCGGCCGCAGGCGTGCCGGATGCCGATTGGTCGCTGCCGTTGCCTGAGTAG
- the ettA gene encoding energy-dependent translational throttle protein EttA, with the protein MAQYVFTMNRVGKIVPPKRHILKDISLSFFPGAKIGVLGLNGSGKSTLLKIMAGLDKDIEGDATPMSNIQIGYLPQEPQLNPQHTVKQAVEEGLGELFHAQQRLDEIYAAYAEPDADFDALAAEQAKYEAILATAEGGSAEQQLEVAADALRLPPWDARIEHLSGGEKRRVALCKLLLQKPDMLLLDEPTNHLDAESVEWLEQFLVRFPGTVVAVTHDRYFLDNAAQWILELDRGHGIPWKGNYSSWLDQKETRLKQEEAAESARQKAIHKELEWVRQNPKGRQAKSKARIARFEELNSVEYQKRNETQEIFIPVGERLGNEVIEFQNVSKSFGDRLLIDNLSFSVPPGAIVGIIGPNGAGKSTLFRMITGREQPDCGTVKLGPTVKLAYVDQSRDALAADKTVFEEISGGADVLTVGRYETPSRAYIGRFNFRGADQQKQVGNLSGGERGRLHMAKTLIAGGNVLLLDEPSNDLDVETLRALEDALLEFAGSVMVISHDRWFLDRIATHILAFEGDSQVVFFNGNYQEYEADKRARLGDEAAAPKRLRYKPITR; encoded by the coding sequence ATGGCTCAATACGTCTTTACCATGAACCGGGTCGGCAAGATCGTGCCGCCCAAGCGACATATCCTAAAGGACATCTCGCTGTCATTCTTTCCTGGCGCGAAGATCGGCGTACTCGGCCTGAATGGCTCGGGCAAATCGACCTTGCTGAAAATCATGGCCGGATTGGACAAAGACATCGAGGGTGACGCCACCCCGATGTCTAACATCCAGATCGGCTACCTGCCCCAGGAACCACAACTTAACCCGCAACACACGGTCAAGCAAGCGGTCGAAGAAGGCCTCGGCGAGCTGTTCCACGCGCAGCAGCGGCTTGATGAAATCTACGCGGCCTATGCCGAACCGGACGCCGACTTTGACGCGCTGGCTGCCGAACAGGCGAAGTACGAGGCGATCCTGGCCACCGCCGAAGGCGGTAGCGCCGAGCAGCAACTCGAGGTGGCAGCCGACGCGCTGCGACTGCCGCCATGGGACGCCAGGATCGAGCACTTGTCCGGCGGCGAAAAACGCCGTGTCGCGCTGTGCAAGCTGCTGCTGCAAAAGCCCGACATGCTGCTGCTCGATGAGCCGACGAACCACCTCGACGCGGAATCGGTCGAGTGGCTCGAACAGTTTCTGGTGCGCTTCCCGGGCACGGTCGTGGCCGTCACGCACGATCGCTACTTCTTGGATAACGCAGCGCAGTGGATTCTGGAACTGGATCGGGGCCACGGCATCCCGTGGAAAGGCAATTACAGCAGTTGGCTGGACCAGAAGGAAACTCGCTTAAAGCAGGAAGAGGCGGCGGAGTCCGCTCGTCAGAAGGCGATCCATAAGGAACTGGAGTGGGTACGCCAGAACCCGAAGGGCCGCCAGGCCAAGTCCAAGGCGCGTATCGCCCGCTTTGAGGAACTGAACAGCGTCGAATACCAGAAGCGCAACGAGACACAGGAAATCTTCATCCCGGTGGGCGAGCGTCTCGGCAACGAAGTCATCGAGTTCCAGAACGTCAGCAAAAGCTTCGGCGACCGCCTGCTGATCGACAATCTGAGCTTTTCGGTACCGCCCGGCGCGATCGTCGGCATCATCGGGCCGAACGGTGCGGGCAAGTCGACGCTGTTCCGGATGATCACGGGCCGCGAGCAACCGGACTGCGGCACCGTCAAGCTCGGACCCACGGTCAAACTCGCCTACGTGGACCAAAGCCGGGATGCGCTGGCCGCCGACAAGACGGTGTTCGAGGAGATTTCCGGCGGCGCGGACGTGCTGACGGTCGGCCGCTACGAAACGCCGTCGCGCGCGTACATCGGCCGCTTCAATTTCCGCGGCGCCGACCAACAAAAGCAGGTGGGGAACCTGTCGGGGGGCGAACGCGGACGGTTGCACATGGCCAAGACGCTGATCGCCGGGGGCAACGTGCTGCTGCTGGACGAACCATCAAATGACCTGGACGTCGAAACGTTGCGCGCGCTCGAGGATGCGCTGCTCGAATTCGCGGGATCGGTGATGGTGATTTCGCACGATCGCTGGTTCCTGGACCGGATTGCCACGCACATCCTCGCGTTCGAAGGCGATTCGCAGGTGGTGTTCTTCAATGGCAACTACCAGGAATATGAAGCCGACAAGCGGGCGCGTCTCGGCGACGAGGCAGCCGCACCAAAGCGGCTGCGGTACAAGCCGATCACGCGTTGA